The nucleotide sequence TCTACGAGTACTAGACGTCCTACCCCTGAACGAGCCAGTGCTTCCACAGAAAAGGAGCCAACCCCGCCGATACCGAGAATAGCGACGGTACTATTTTTTAAAATGTCGAGCCCTTCTTGACCGAAGGCAAGTTCATTACGTGAAAATTGATGCAACATGAATAGGATCACTCCATAACTTTAATAATATATTCTTATCTTTTCAGATAGGAATAATCTTACTTGAAAAGATACATTCATTCAATGTTTTCCCCATTATATACATAAAAAAAACAGCCTCTTGATCAGAGGCTGTCGGTTATTTTAGACACAGAGGGGAAATCCCGATCGTGCCGTCCTATAAATCTATATGTTTTGAACCCGCTCTAGGCAGGTGGGTGCCCTGCAGTAAAATTTGTAAGTCCTCGCGAAGGAGGCATGTACGCCATTTACAAACCCGAGCTCCCGTAACATACATTGTTCGGTCAAAACAGATAGTGAAAATAAACGGACACATCAGGACTTCCCTTCGTTGAAATTATAATAACATACGTAAATAATGTTTTCAACTTTCAATTGTCTAAATATTTAAAAATCACTTTTTCGCTGTTTGACGAATAGCTAAATGCAATTCCTCCAGTTGGCCGGAGCTTACTTCACTCGGAGCATCCATTAAAAGATCGCTGGCACTCGCTGTTTTTGGGAAAGCAATCGTGTCGCGTAAGTTTGTGCGCCCTGCAAGCAGCATAACCATCCGATCAAGTCCGAGAGCAATCCCGCCATGAGGAGGAGTCCCATACTCAAACGCATCCAGCAAGAAACTAAATTGCTCTCTTGCTTCTTCCTTCGTAAAGCCAAGCACTTCAAACATTTTTTCCTGGATATCACGCTCGAATATCCGAATAGAACCGCCGCCAAGCTCATACCCATTTAAAACAATATCATAAGCTTGTGCTCGTACTTTTTCCGGTTCATCATTTAGGAGTGGCAAGTCTTCACGAACTGGCATTGTAAATGGATGATGAGCAGCAAAATAACGCTTTGCGTCCTCATCATACTCAAGAAGCGGCCAATCTGTCACCCACAGGAAATTAAATTTATTTTCATCGATTAAGCCAAGATCCTTTCCAAGCTTTAAACGAAGAGCGCCAAGGGCGTCGGCTACGATCGATTTTTTATCTGCCACAAATAGCAATAAGTCGCCTGCAGCCGCTTCTGCAGAAGAGATTAAACCATTTTGTTCTTCCTCGGAGAAGAATTTAGCGATTGGTCCCTTCAAGCCGTCTTCTTCCACTTTCATCCAGGCAAGCCCTTTTGCTCCGTATATAGCAGCGAACTCCGTTAATGCATCAATATCTTTACGAGAGTAAATCGTTCCACCATTTTTAACGTTGAGGAGCTTAACTTGTCCACCGCTGGCAACAGCGCTAGCGAACACTTTAAAGCCTGAATCCTTTACTTGTTCAGACACATTGACTAATTCCATACCGAAGCGTGTATCCGGCTTATCGGAACCAAAGCGACTCATGGCCTCGTCATAGGTCATTCGCGGGAATGCCTCAGTTATTTCAATGCCTTTTACTCGCTTCAGCACACGTTTCAGCATTTCTTCTGCCATAGCCATAATATCTTCCTGGCTCATAAAACTTGCTTCAATATCGATTTGTGTAAATTCCGGTTGACGGTCTGCTCGCAAATCTTCATCACGGAAACAGCGAGCAATTTGATAATAACGGTCAAATCCAGATACCATCAGCAGCTGCTTGAACAACTGTGGTGATTGTGGCAGCGCATAAAATTCTCCTCCGTGGACACGGCTCGGCACTAAATAATCACGCGCTCCTTCTGGTGTGCTCTTTGTCAAAATCGGTGTTTCTACATCAAGAAATCCTTCTTCATCAAGATAATCACGCACTGCTTTTGTCACATCGCTGCGCATTTTAAATGTTTCATACATCACTGGACGACGTAAATCCAGGTAGCGGTATTTCAAGCGAATGTCCTCAGACACTTCTGTCGCATCTTCAATTGGGAACGGAGGAGTTTTCGCCTCGCTTAAAATCGTTATTTCATTTACTTTTATTTCAACTTTTCCAGTAGCAATGTTTTCATTAACTGTACTTTCGTCACGAGCGATGACTGTTCCTTGAATATCTAATACATATTCATTACGTACTTTTTCAGCTATAGCTAATGCTTCAGCAGATGTTTCGGGATCAAACACGATTTGTACAATGCCTGTGCGGTCGCGAAGATCGATAAAAATGACTCCGCCTAAATCTCTGCGGCGCTGTACCCATCCTTTTAAAGTGACGCTTTCACCAATTTGCTGCTCTGAAATTTTTCCACATTCATATGATCTGCCAAACATTATTTTTCCTCCATTTTCTTTCTTAATGTCTCAACGAATTGGTCAAGCGTTATCTCTTGCTGCTCGCCAGTTTCCATGTCTTTTATATTGATTTTATTTTCCTTTAGTTCATCTTCGCCTAAGATTGCCACAAACCTTGCATTTAAGCGGTCGGCCGCTTTAAATTGAGCCTTCATTTTTCTGTCTTGATAGTCGCGTTCCGCCTTTATTCCTGCTTTTCGCAAGTCATGAACCAATTTAACCGTATGATCTCTCGCTTCTTCTCCTAAAGAAGCAACATAACAATCGAGACGGTTGTCAGCTGTCCATTCGATCCCTTCTGCCTCCATGGCAGCTAGAAACCTTTCCATACTAAAAGCAAAACCGATACCAGGAACGTCCGGACCGCCCATTTCACTAACGAGCCCGTTGTAACGCCCGCCACCGCACAAAGTTGTAATGGCACCAAACCCCTTTGCCCGGCTCATGATTTCGAAAGCTGTATGGTTATAATAATCAAGGCCGCGAACGAGGGTGGGGTCGATCGTAAAATTGATGCCCAAAGCGGTTAAATAGCTTTGCACTTTTTCAAAATATGTACGGGAATACTCATTTAAATAATCTAGAATAGATGGGGCTGACTTCATTAATTCATGATCCCGGTCTTTTTTACAATCAAGGATACGCATTGGGTTTTTTTCTAAGCGGCTTTGACAATCCTCACAAAACTCTCCAATCCGCGGTTGGAAATGTTGGATAAGCGCTTCTCTATGAGATACTCGACTCTCTTTATCGCCAAGGGAGTTGAGGACAAGTTCAATGTCCTTTAATCCTGCTGATTGATAAATGTCCATAACAAGCGCCATTACTTCCGCATCAATCGCCGGATCTTCACTGCCAATCGCTTCCACACCAAACTGAACAAACTGACGATATCGTCCTGACTGCGGACGCTCATAGCGAAACATTGGTCCGTTATAATATAATTTAACCGGTTGGTTCGGGTCACCGAACATTTTATTTTCCACAAACGAACGAACAACAGCGGCTGTTCCTTCCGGGCGAAGAGTCAAGCTGCGGTCGCCACGATCAGTAAATGTATACATTTCTTTTTGCACGATGTCTGTTGTATCACCGACACTTCGTTGAAACAATTCTGTGTGTTCAAAAATCG is from Bacillus sp. PK3_68 and encodes:
- the aspS gene encoding aspartate--tRNA ligase, which gives rise to MFGRSYECGKISEQQIGESVTLKGWVQRRRDLGGVIFIDLRDRTGIVQIVFDPETSAEALAIAEKVRNEYVLDIQGTVIARDESTVNENIATGKVEIKVNEITILSEAKTPPFPIEDATEVSEDIRLKYRYLDLRRPVMYETFKMRSDVTKAVRDYLDEEGFLDVETPILTKSTPEGARDYLVPSRVHGGEFYALPQSPQLFKQLLMVSGFDRYYQIARCFRDEDLRADRQPEFTQIDIEASFMSQEDIMAMAEEMLKRVLKRVKGIEITEAFPRMTYDEAMSRFGSDKPDTRFGMELVNVSEQVKDSGFKVFASAVASGGQVKLLNVKNGGTIYSRKDIDALTEFAAIYGAKGLAWMKVEEDGLKGPIAKFFSEEEQNGLISSAEAAAGDLLLFVADKKSIVADALGALRLKLGKDLGLIDENKFNFLWVTDWPLLEYDEDAKRYFAAHHPFTMPVREDLPLLNDEPEKVRAQAYDIVLNGYELGGGSIRIFERDIQEKMFEVLGFTKEEAREQFSFLLDAFEYGTPPHGGIALGLDRMVMLLAGRTNLRDTIAFPKTASASDLLMDAPSEVSSGQLEELHLAIRQTAKK
- the hisS gene encoding histidine--tRNA ligase produces the protein MSVNIPRGTQDILPGTVEKWQQLEKIATDICRNYQYKEIRTPIFEHTELFQRSVGDTTDIVQKEMYTFTDRGDRSLTLRPEGTAAVVRSFVENKMFGDPNQPVKLYYNGPMFRYERPQSGRYRQFVQFGVEAIGSEDPAIDAEVMALVMDIYQSAGLKDIELVLNSLGDKESRVSHREALIQHFQPRIGEFCEDCQSRLEKNPMRILDCKKDRDHELMKSAPSILDYLNEYSRTYFEKVQSYLTALGINFTIDPTLVRGLDYYNHTAFEIMSRAKGFGAITTLCGGGRYNGLVSEMGGPDVPGIGFAFSMERFLAAMEAEGIEWTADNRLDCYVASLGEEARDHTVKLVHDLRKAGIKAERDYQDRKMKAQFKAADRLNARFVAILGEDELKENKINIKDMETGEQQEITLDQFVETLRKKMEEK